A DNA window from Chloroflexota bacterium contains the following coding sequences:
- a CDS encoding glucose-1-phosphate thymidylyltransferase, whose product MKGLILSGGKGTRLRPITYTGAKQLVPVANKPVLFYAIEDLVEAGINDIGIVVGDTKDQIMAAVGNGRQFDARITYIEQEAPLGIAHGVKIAESFLGKERFVLFLGDNFIRDGIVPLVRRFEDDSLNCQILLYQVKNPQDFGVAELRDGRVVRLVEKPKEPKSDLAVIGIYMFDHHVFEAVHNIKPSARNELEITDTIQYLIDKGYTVHPEIISGWWIDTGKKDDLLEANRLILETFDTTILGSIDQKSQVYGKVVIQEGAEIKNSVLRGPIIIGEGTQISNSYIGPFTSIYHHCFIADSEIEHSIVLENSRIIDIHHRIEDSLIGRNVEISKSPTKPKAYKMMLGDYSKVGII is encoded by the coding sequence ATGAAGGGTCTCATTCTTAGCGGTGGCAAAGGAACCCGCTTACGACCGATCACTTACACGGGTGCCAAACAGCTCGTTCCAGTAGCCAATAAGCCCGTACTTTTCTACGCCATAGAGGATTTAGTTGAGGCTGGCATCAATGATATCGGCATCGTTGTCGGCGATACCAAGGATCAGATTATGGCGGCCGTCGGGAATGGCCGCCAGTTTGACGCCAGGATTACTTATATCGAACAAGAAGCGCCACTGGGAATCGCCCATGGGGTCAAGATCGCTGAATCCTTCCTGGGGAAAGAACGTTTTGTTCTCTTCCTGGGTGATAACTTCATCCGCGATGGCATTGTGCCCCTTGTCCGTAGATTTGAAGACGACTCCCTGAACTGCCAAATCCTTCTCTACCAAGTGAAAAATCCACAGGATTTCGGCGTCGCTGAGCTGCGCGATGGAAGAGTGGTACGGCTCGTCGAGAAACCAAAGGAACCTAAGAGCGACCTGGCTGTTATCGGCATCTATATGTTCGACCACCATGTCTTCGAGGCTGTACATAACATTAAGCCGTCGGCACGCAATGAACTGGAGATAACAGATACGATCCAATACCTGATCGATAAGGGCTATACGGTGCATCCTGAGATAATCAGCGGCTGGTGGATCGATACTGGGAAAAAGGACGACCTCCTTGAGGCCAATCGTTTGATCCTGGAAACATTCGATACCACCATCCTCGGCTCCATCGACCAGAAATCACAAGTTTACGGCAAGGTTGTCATTCAGGAGGGAGCAGAGATAAAGAACAGTGTCCTAAGGGGCCCAATCATCATCGGCGAAGGGACCCAAATCAGCAATTCGTATATTGGGCCATTCACCTCGATTTACCATCATTGCTTTATTGCTGATAGTGAGATTGAACACAGCATCGTCTTGGAAAACAGCCGCATCATTGATATACATCATCGCATTGAGGATAGCCTCATTGGCCGAAATGTTGAGATCAGCAAATCACCTACCAAACCCAAGGCGTACAAGATGATGCTTGGCGATTACAGTAAGGTAGGGATCATCTAG
- a CDS encoding tyrosine protein phosphatase, with protein MIDIHTHLLPGLDDGAETLEEALAMARTAQADGITQIVVTPHSSDWSYFSGRADVLSRLETLRAALTEEAIALDLSPGVEVHISPYILGWLQTGKVFPLNGSRYLLLEMPLFQYPSYSERVIFELQISGFVPIIAHPERNAIIQKDPNLLYHLVAKGALAQITAGSLSGHFGSQAREAAQVMLTHNLAHIIASDAHSMHTRPPVLSDGLRYATELISEEQAKAMVTSIPQAILNDEVPNLSVPIAYEPKKIWTAWR; from the coding sequence ATGATTGACATCCATACGCACCTCCTGCCAGGCCTGGATGATGGGGCGGAAACATTGGAAGAAGCCCTCGCTATGGCCAGGACAGCCCAGGCCGATGGCATAACTCAGATTGTCGTCACTCCTCATAGTAGCGACTGGAGCTATTTCAGCGGACGGGCAGATGTACTAAGCCGACTGGAAACCCTGCGTGCTGCTCTAACTGAAGAAGCGATCGCCCTAGACCTCTCGCCAGGTGTCGAGGTGCATATCAGTCCTTATATCCTTGGATGGCTTCAAACGGGAAAGGTATTTCCCCTGAATGGCAGCCGTTATCTGCTCCTCGAGATGCCTCTGTTCCAGTACCCCTCTTATTCCGAACGAGTCATCTTCGAGCTACAAATCAGCGGTTTTGTGCCAATCATCGCCCATCCAGAGCGCAATGCTATCATTCAGAAGGACCCTAACCTCTTATATCACCTGGTTGCCAAAGGGGCACTGGCCCAAATCACGGCTGGAAGCCTAAGCGGACACTTCGGGAGCCAGGCCAGAGAGGCTGCTCAGGTGATGCTTACCCACAACCTGGCCCATATCATTGCCTCTGATGCCCACTCAATGCATACCCGTCCACCCGTCCTTTCTGATGGGCTACGTTACGCCACGGAGCTGATCAGCGAGGAACAGGCTAAGGCTATGGTCACCAGCATCCCTCAAGCGATCCTCAATGATGAGGTGCCCAATCTCTCAGTGCCTATAGCCTATGAGCCGAAGAAAATCTGGACCGCCTGGAGGTAG
- a CDS encoding CpsD/CapB family tyrosine-protein kinase translates to MNHLSDEYENLITLLDPKSPISEAYRTLRTNIQFSQLDKPTRTIMVTSTTPEEGKSTTLANLAITFAQDGHKAILVDCDLRRPNIHRLFGLPNTDGLTSLALNEKLTKLPLQETSVPNLRILTSGPLPPNPSELLGSARMDQIIASLKEEADYVLFDSPPIIAVTDAAVLGRKVDGVLLVVRAGKTKREHAAKAKLLLEKVNANILGVVLNNVKFESSLYCYYVE, encoded by the coding sequence GTGAACCACTTGTCAGACGAATATGAGAACCTGATCACCCTGCTCGACCCTAAGTCGCCCATCTCTGAGGCTTACCGAACCCTGCGCACAAATATCCAATTTTCCCAACTGGATAAACCGACTCGAACAATTATGGTCACCAGTACGACTCCAGAGGAGGGTAAATCGACCACCCTGGCTAACCTGGCCATCACCTTTGCCCAAGATGGGCACAAGGCGATCCTGGTTGACTGCGACTTGCGCCGCCCTAACATTCACAGGCTCTTCGGCTTGCCTAATACTGATGGTTTAACCAGCCTGGCTCTCAACGAGAAACTCACCAAACTGCCCTTACAGGAAACTTCCGTCCCCAACCTGCGTATCCTGACCAGCGGTCCCCTTCCCCCAAACCCCTCAGAGCTATTGGGATCGGCCCGCATGGACCAGATAATCGCCTCCCTTAAGGAAGAGGCCGACTATGTCCTTTTTGATTCCCCGCCAATAATCGCCGTCACTGATGCTGCTGTCCTGGGGCGCAAAGTGGATGGCGTCTTGCTCGTAGTTAGGGCAGGCAAAACCAAGCGCGAGCATGCAGCTAAAGCGAAACTGCTCTTAGAGAAGGTCAATGCCAATATCCTCGGCGTAGTGCTCAATAATGTTAAGTTTGAGAGTAGTCTGTACTGCTATTACGTCGAGTAG